The genomic DNA AGGTGCACTTGTAGGCTTGTTTTATGCAATTTTAAAATGCATGCACACAAATACAGGGATTAAGTTTTTGTGTGAAATTTGTAGCTTTCCCCTGCATTCGCCTCTGGAGCCCACCTGGTTTTTTAGTTATACTAAAATAGAGTTTTCGGAGTGCTGCCTACACACGTACACATGGAAAACAAGTtataaaactaaaacttttACTGCAGAGGcacttacaaaacaaacaagatgAAAGCCAAGAACAAATAATCCAACCAAACCTTCAAATCTTCCAAAAGACAAACTGCAAGGGATGAAACAACAAAGAATAGAAAAATGatagggtttaaatacacaagAGGAGATTAGGACAAAGTGGACACCTCACGGGAAATGGCTGAACTGAATCTAATGAGATGagggactgtcaaagtaaaacaggaagtaactaacATTGGAACATGGACTAAGACATACTAACCTGACAGAACTAAACAGGGACACAGAAACCAGATAGACACAGGGACGTGACTGACTTCTAACAGGAGATGCCgaggacaaaaacataaagactAGGCTAGGACAGACTGGACATGGCCGGTAACTTACAAAATAAACAAGGTGTTTGCTTAAGTCTCAATGTATTTGACCTCTCAGGGACACTGTAGGCTGGGGCATAGAGCACCAACACTTCCTCACTGACAGCTGCCTCTGTGGAAATCACTTTAAGTAATCAATAAATCTGTGAGGCATATAAAAGTGTGGCACTTCTTCCAGAATTGCTCCAGTAAAGCCACAAAATGCTGTAAATCATAAACTTGTTTGTGTCCTGCCTGAACAGGAGAGAGTATTTCAGATACAAAACAAAGTGTAGTCAGTGTAAACACAGACCAGAGGAGGGTCCATCACACTCGGGCATGGTACGAGGTAACCGCACCTAATTTTAGAGCACCTTCGGTTTCAAAGCAGTGCCAAAATATTCAAACCAGGTTAGCATatcttttgtgatttttgtctgttttctgtcaCATTCCCTTCATGTTATTCTGGTTTATTCGTCACATATGATGAATTTGATTTGTGACGAATCCTGATCTATGTTTTCCACCATCATGACTTCTTTATAATTTTAGGTAATATCTCATAGCGGCTCCACTCCAACCCTGAGCTTGCTGCTTAGATTAGTCAGTGTAATTCACAGTACAGAGCCGATGTAGACAGAGATTAGGTCTAAAACTGTACTGCAGTGCTCATCTGGACTGAGGTTTTGAAGTTTCTTTTTTGCGCCTTGACTCGAGAAaaacatcttcttcttttttctcgcAAAAAACCATAAGAAAATGCAGTGGTTAAATAACAGTATGTTAGTAATGTAAAGCACATATGCTTTGTTTGATGGTGAACGTGGAGAAAAAATGTAGTAAATTCATGAAATAATCTGCAGGCAGGAGGAAGCTTTTATGGAGCGGAGCATGCTCAGCACAGGCCCAGGTGTAGTCTACGCGGCAGATGACCCTCCAATCAGCACCTGTAAGAAAGTACAGCtcaacagaaaagaaaacagacacgTAGGGTCATTTGGAAAATGTCCGCTCCATGCTGCCACCCCTCAGTGAGCGTCGCCTGCAGCTGCTAAAGGAAACTTCCAGTCAGCATCTGCTGTTGTATTTTTTCCAAGATGTTGCCACTTGTTcattcttttcttgtttcttgttCTTCATCATTAGAATTTGTTACATAATAAATTATaatacacttttttaaaaatacatcccggttttaaaacatttattactGACTCAGTCCTGGAACCAGAGTTTCTTCAGTCCTCATTTTGGACACACATTTTATTGAGTGAAAATGTGTAGGGACACATTTTGctggggcttcccatgatgcactgtgtgtttcttcttcactcaccttttctctcactgtgtgtttatacacattgcatctGCATTTAATcgttagttattattaatctctagctctcttccacagtgtggcttttgtcctgtcttccttcttcttCCTGAGTCCGGTTccgctggaggtttcttcctgttaaaagggagttttgcCTTCCCACTGTCAACAAGTGTTTTACTTATTTGGGTTCATGTGATTCCTCACTTATTGAAGTAAACTGAAATTCGTATCGTCATTATTCTCagtttcatatttaaaataatctgcCTTGCTATAGTTTCATGTCAGCACCTTTGAATATAACCAACACTtgccacacacagacacaagttCATGGTTGCACCTAAACCGATCAGTCATTGCCTCAAAACAAGAGTAAACAGGAGgaggatttttgtttgtttttaatagagATTTAATGCGGTTGTGCTTCCACAGACATACAGGTTTGTGTCCTTTGCtgtgctttttgtgtttgtgtgttaggAGGTCGTGGAGGAGAGACCGGTGGGCCATTTTACACATATATCAACAGACTGAATGAGCTAGTTGTTACTATGTACCGTTTTAGCTGTTGGAGTGCTCCCACTGATATAGtctacattctttttttttcatgctcaAAGTGGAAAAAATCCCTTGTTAGTCTCTCTCTCAGTAGCAGTAGCCCTGTTCTGGTTTTGTCTGTCACGTAGCATGGAGGCTGGATAGCGCTGCATTAATGAGTACACATTACTGACTCTCTCTGTGCCCGTGGTTAGCAGTTATTACCAATCTCACAGGGGGGATGATAGGAGTACCGCCCAACCTGATTGGGCTCTAGTGCCGAAACACTAACAGGTCATCACACAGGAAGTCCGGATCAGCTCCAGGTGGatgctttgtttaagttttcCCTATAAACCAAAATGTGTCAACAAGGTATAGCTGAGACTTCTTTCAAGTCATCTAAAAGCTAACCATATAAAATTGTCatgaatttaaatgtaaatgtgcagGAAACAAAGTAAcaggtttctttttcttttcttttttgggcaGGATAATTCATGTaattcatgaaaaattaggCTTTAATCTTAGTATCCTTTATTCTTAATTCACAGTTTTTGAATGCATTAAGTAGCCAGTGTCAGGTATTGTAAGCAAGGATCCTCATTTACTTAGTTTCCTGctagttttacttcctgtgaGAGCAAAACAAGTAAATGGTCCAAGTCTTCCAGGAGCAGACACATCTCCCCAGAGATCCTACTTCAAAACATTTTGTACTTTTGTACCAGTTAATTACCTGCAAAAAGCTGCCAGCTTTTAAAGTTCTTTCAAATAGTTCTGGAAatattttaacttgtaattttgatgttcttttatttgtgttaatgagaaAAATCCTCACTTGATAATGGGATGACCGGTGGGCTTATTTCTCTGGTGCATTAGTTTACCTCTCAGTCACAGGGCGACAGGAAAGAGTGAGCAGAGAAGACATACCAACGAGGACAGTCAGTGAAAATTCATATTCATGCATTCAACATTGTTGGCAAGATCGATTTAATTGACTGTTGAGAATGTGCagggttagattttttttttttaagcaaaaccGAGCCTCTGAGTTGCATGTTAGTCACACGCTTTGTACTGACAAGAAACAAGTCTAAATCCTCCTGACGTCTgagttattttcctttttctctcacaCTTTTCCAGACACTTGTCTTCTCATTCACAGTTAGCATTTCATCCCCTGAGGCAGTTTGAAAGCAGTCAGGGCGAGCCTGCAGGAGGAggaagtggaggaggaggaggtggaggaggcagAGAGGTGAAATCCACATGCATCTCCTCACTTGTTTGTCAGGGTCACCATGTAAGACAGAGACCGATGAGGCGGCAGGAACCTGTTCCTCTCGTCCGCTGGGGAATACTTGCACCCATCCACAGAAGTAAACACTGTCTCTATGCATTATCTCGTGTGGGAATCGGCTCCAGCAAACCCTTCAGGACTGGCTGTTTGTGAGTTAGAGATGGGATAACAATTTTGTTCAACACTCAAACCCAAAGCACCTAAGAAAATGCAGATACGCCTTTTAGAATGATTGGATTTATTTCAATGATCTGATACAAAGTTATGAAACAATAACCTGTTTTGATCAGTAAAGTGTTTTTGAGTCCTTAAAGGATGTCATCTGGCCTGTGTTCATATTTTAGAGGGGAatcataaaaggagacagagGGCTGGCCTAATAGTAGCGGGTTCCTCAACTGAAAGCACACAAGCACTGAAGATGAGTCCAAGTATCTGTCCGAGATCCTACACGCCAAGTCTCATTTGTCCACCATGAAGGTGATGGAGCAGTCGACCGTCTCCGGGCTGCAGCCTTCTGAAAATGCAAACAAGAAGTACATCACCTTCCTCACCTTGGCCAGCTCTGCAATCCTCTCACCGAACTCGTCAGCGTCAGCCTCGTAGCACTGGACTGGCACGTCGTCCCCATCGCCCGCTGCTCTCCAGAAAACACCTGCTGGCTCGAGCAGCTGACGGGTCATCAGGTTGGTGAGGTCAGGCGTCCAAAGCTGCGAGGTACCCATGATGGTGAGGTGGCCCGGCTGGGCCAGCCACACCTTCCAGTGTGAGAACTGGAGGGACTGGTTTGAGAAGTCCAGCCGGTATACGGCCTCGTTGCTCTGCAGCAGGCGCTCCCCCTCCTGCCTTTTCTGGCCGCGCTGCTGCAGGGACTGAACCCGCAGGCGCATCACCTCCGTCAGCTCCACGTCCAGACGGAAGGGCAGCTTCACCTCTTTAGACATGCTCAGAGGGCACACCTTGACAGGCAGAGAGGTCAATACCAACTGCAAGGCTGGATTAGATCGGCAGCTATGTCGAACCTAATTTATCTCTGTCCAGACCCTCCTGTGCTCCACTCCTTTCTGCTGGCTTACACATGAGCGTGTACTACTGATAGCAGAGGCGGGTCTTACTTAGAACTACAGAAGGAGATAGAGAAAACAAGATGCAACCACAGTGCAGGGTTAGCCCTCAGGGAGCTGTGCTTAATGCTGTTTGTCACATTCGTTTGTGTCTATGCTTCCTTAGATACAGATTCTTAACTGTAACACATTTATTGCATGAAGTGTCGTCTAGATTTTGGAAGGCTGCATGAGTGGCAAAACAAATGTGAATGCCAGAAGTAAGAGTGAGGTGGTCCCTCGCATGTAATGGGTGGGCTTCTATCATCTGAGGATAAGAGGAAGGGAGTGTTAAAAAAGCCTCTTCACTCCTCTTATGTGGCAGCAGGGGAAACCCGCGGTGCTTTGTGCTTGTGTCTCTGGTCAGTCGTTGGGTCACTTTCCCTCCCAGATGAAAGCTGAGATAGATGGAGCCCCCCCCGCTGCTATCCACACTGCAGAGACAGAGACTAAGTAGCAGCGAAGGTGGAGTGCAAGAGAGATTGCTTCCCGAAGGATTACAAAATGACTCTGTGGTGTGGTgcttagttttttttgtttcttccttCTCCTCGCCTTTTAAAGGAGCTGTTGCTGCCTCTCAGAGCTCTGGAGGGGCCAGATTCTCTCCATCAGCATAGTGTCACCTCCTGCAGAGAGGGTTGACAGTAACTGCTGTTCAGTTAGCGCACCCTGACATCTCCAAGAACTCCTGCTGGGACAGTCAGTCACACATGTTGTCGCTCTACGCATCATTTGCAGGTTTTATCGGAGACTGTATTCATGCTGATAGAGGCTTCACAGACACCCTTTTTGCAGGTCACTTCTGGTGTTCATAAGGTGCTCCGTTATGACTCTGAGCCACAGTGGGATCACGGTGAAATGATATTTCATAAAAGATGAGAGCAATCACACCACGCTATAGTTCAGAAATCACTTGTTGTATCCTCTTGTACATTTCTGGATGTTGTCCGGTCACTGATTTCATTTCATTGAAGAAAGTATGGAGATAATCATAATTTAAACATGTGAGTTATAGAAACAAATCAGTCTGAGAACAGTTGATGAGGAGGAGAGaacaaagctcttctttgtaccaggatgtaaacatgtttatttctgctgtctgCAGTCTGTTGGGATTAACATTATTTTGGCTGTTTGAGTGATTTCCTGCAGCAGGAAGTTGTGTTCAATGAAAAAGCTGAGATAAAATATTGCTCTCCACACATATTCGGACCAGCTGGGAGTGAAATTCAAACATACAGTGGGAGCTACCGTAGACTAAAGtagaactaaaaggaaaagcCCTGGACTCTGCACTCTCaaccacaaacacacgcacagcaGCATGTATAACAGTCTAAGGTAGCAAAAACTAAGAACCGGGCTTATCCAGATATTAATATCTGATCATATGAAAGAGTTTAAACATCTACTTAGCTTAACTAACACTGGGTTGGTGAAAGGAGATTGGGGATATGTCACAAACCTCTGGGAGGAATTTTGCTCATTGGCATCAGGAACCAAACTTTGCTGGACTGGCACAGCATTGTTTCTATAACAGAAGGAGAGTGAGAGGCTATAATAGAAATACTACAATATCAACAAAGGCTGTAACCTGTCTGCTGcagatatttctttattttaatcaaTATCAGTCAAAAAATGTTGTCATTTAACTTTGGTTTGTACTTTTTTAGGAAATTTGGGTGTGATTAAGATTAAGATGATAGATGGTTTAATTATTAAAGAAAGACAGGATTGAAATACAAGCTTTTTTTTGCCTGCATTCGAGTCAGTATTCTGAATGGCGAGTTATATATCAAATACATATTTACATATGCAGTCCTGCGTTCATACATGTGTACACGTGTTCTTTAGTCAATTAAGTGATAACTATATGTACTTTGTGATATTAGGGCAGTTTTTACTTGCCTCTCCAGTGTGTGGATCGACTCCAGCTCCACTGTCTCAGACTGCAAGGTGGTGGTGGCAGATATTGTGAGCTTCTTGTAGATGCAACCTTCTTCACCTGCTGCAGGTGTGGTTAAAGGGACCCTCCAGCACACTGGGGCTCTCCAGAGCAGAAGGACAACTGCTGTGACCGGTTTCAGTCCAGTACGGTGGAGTCAGTCTCTCTCAGCATGGAGAGGTAGCTGAAAGATATCAAAGAACTGTGACCTGAGCCTGGAAGAGCACAACTAAGCTTAGAAAATAAGAGgactgtccatccatccatccatccatcttcatccgctttatccgaggccgggtcgcgggggcagcagcctaagcagagaagcccagacctccctctccccagccacctcctccagcttatccgggggaacaccaaggcgttcccaggccagccgagagatataatctctccagcgtgtcctgggtctgccccggggcctcctcccggtgggacatgcccggaacaccgcgcccaggaggcgcccaggaggcatccttgtcagatgcccgaaccacctcaactggctcctttcgatgtggaggagcagcggctctactctgagcccctcccggatggccgaacttctcaccctatctctaagggagaggccagccacccttcggaggaagctcatttctgccgcttgtatccgcgatctcgttctttcggtcactacccacagctcgtggccataggtgagggtagggacgtagatcgaccggtaaattgagagcttcgcttttacactcagctccctcttcaccacgacggaccggtgcagcgtccacatcactgcagccgcagcaccaatccgtctgtcgatctccggctcccttctcccatcactcgcgaacaagaccccgagatacttgaactcctccacttggggcaggaactcatccccgacccggagtgggcactccacccttttccggctgagaaccatggcctcagatttggaggtgctgattcttattcccgctgcttcac from Oreochromis niloticus isolate F11D_XX linkage group LG10, O_niloticus_UMD_NMBU, whole genome shotgun sequence includes the following:
- the ompb gene encoding olfactory marker protein b is translated as MSKEVKLPFRLDVELTEVMRLRVQSLQQRGQKRQEGERLLQSNEAVYRLDFSNQSLQFSHWKVWLAQPGHLTIMGTSQLWTPDLTNLMTRQLLEPAGVFWRAAGDGDDVPVQCYEADADEFGERIAELAKVRKVMYFLFAFSEGCSPETVDCSITFMVDK